AAATTAGAACAAATAAAAGCTTCAAAAAAGGAAGTTGAAGAAGAGCTTCTAGTCATTAAGGAACAATATAAAGATCAAAATTTGACGGATGATGAAAATCTTAAATTAATAGTCAGTAATAATATTAAGAGAAGAAAAAGTATTCAACAGTTGATAAAAATAGCTAAATCTTCCACCAATAATCGCAAAAAATAATAATCTTTAGTAAGATTAAAAGTACTTATATAAGGAGTATTAAGTTGAATTCAGAAATCTATAATCCACAATCTATAATTCCTTCAGTAATTGAAACTACTTCAAGAGGTGACAGGGCTACCTATGATATATTTTCACTACTGCTCAAAGAAAGGATTATTTTTTTAGGAACGCCTGTAAATGATTTTGTTTCAAATACTATAGTTGCTCAATTACTATATTTATCTAGGGAAGATCCTGAAAAAGATATAAATCTTTATATCAACTCGCCTGGAGGTTCTGTCTATGCAGGTTTGTCTATATATGACACTATGCAAATGATACCTAATGATGTTTGTACATATTCGGTTGGATTATCAGCTAGTATGGGTGTTGTTTTATTGACTGCAGGTGCCAAAGGAAAAAGATATGCTCTTCCAAACTCAACTATGATGATGCACAGTGTTTCTGGTGGTGGTGGAGGTACTATTGCTGATGTTGAAATAAATTTCAGAGAGATGCAAAGGATTAACGAAAAATTAGCTAAAATAATGTCTACTCACACAGGTCAATCCCTATCAAAAATAAGAAAAGATGAAGACAGAGATTTTTGGCTTGATGCAGAGCAGGCTGTTGATTATGGAGTGGTAGATGAAGTTATTTATCCTGAAGGGACCAAATCTAAATCAACTAAAAAATAATTATGCAGTGTACACTTTGCAATAAATATTACAACTTACCAGAAGAAATAAGGGCCTTCCCTGGAGAACGTTTCGGATATCCTAAAGTTTCACTTTATTTTTGTGTAAATTGTTTTGACTATATTCAATCTGGCTTTGACACAATCTCTGAAGAATTTTATTCTGATGATAATGATAATCAATTTGGATTCACTAAAACTCCAAAAGAAATCTTTGATTTATTGGGTGAATATGTTATTGGTCAAAGTCATGCTAAAAAGGTTCTTTCTGTAGCAGTTTATAACCACTATAAAAGATTGATGTCAGAAAACGATGAAGATGTGGAAATTCAAAAATCAAACATCCTTTTGGTTGGATCTACAGGTTCAGGTAAAACTTATCTTGCTCAAACACTTTCAAAAATTTTAGATGTTCCATTTAGTATTTCAGATGCAACCTCCCTAACTGAAGCTGGATATGTAGGTGAAGACGTAGAAAACATTCTTCTAAGTTTATATCAAGCATCAGATGGTGATATTGAAAGAACTCAAAAAGGGATAATATACATTGACGAAATTGATAAGATCGCAAAAAAAGGTGCAAATGCCTCATTAACTAAAGAATTAGGTGAAGGAACCCAACAATCACTTCTAAAAATTTTAGAAGGCACCGTTGTAAATGTTCCTAGAAAAGGTGGCAGAAAGCATCCAGAGCAAGATTTTTTACAGATTGACACAACAGGTATTTTATTTATACTAGGGGGTGCATTCGAAGGTTTAAATTCTATAATTGACCAAAGATTAAATGATAAATCTATAGGCTTTGAAAATATATCAAGTAAGAAAATAACTCCTCAAGTTGAAGGCAAAGTTGAAACTGAAGATATCTTAAAGTTCGGATTTATACCTGAATTCGTAGGTCGTATTGCTTCTATGGTCAGCTTGAGAGACTTGACTCACTCAGACTTATTAAGAATTTTGAAAGAACCTAAAAATTCATTAATAAAACAATATCAAAAGCTATTTAGTCTTGATGAAGTTGATCTAATATTTGAGGAATCTGCTTTAGATCTTGTTGCTAAAGAAGCTTTAGATCAAAAAAATGGTGCAAGGGCCTTAAAATCAATACTCGAAAAACTTTTATTAGATGTAATGTTTGAAATACCAAACTCTAATGATATATCTAAATGTGTTGTAAAGTATGATAAGGAAAATAATAGAAATATATTTGATTTGATATCTGATGAGGGTACTATCTTAAGAACTGATAATACGAGAAAAGCAGCATAATTTTTATATATTTATACTCAAGTCTGTTTCAACAGGATTTTCTATTTGAAGTTGGTTAGTTGATAGCATATGTAAAGTTTCTTTTAATAGTAATCTTTCATTTATGATTATGATTTCTCTTATTTTTTTGAATAAATTAGAATTTATTATTTGATCATCTATATTTTCTATTTCATCCCAATATCTTAATAACCCTTTGTGCTTAATTGGGAATCTTACGAAACTTAATGTTGGCCCACTATCCAGTTCAGGAGTCATTATATGTATAGAAACTCCTGAATAGGAGGACTTAGACTTAATGAGTTCTAATATCACATTTTTCCAAGTTCCATCAGGACCATCAGGCAATGCTGGATGAATATTAATTATTTTGTGATGTTTGCAAATTTCAGGAGAAAAAAGCATATATCCTGCTGCAACTATAAAATCTACTTGATAATTAGAAATCTTATTAAGCACTTCTTTGTCATAATTGATTCTAAGATCTTTCCACTCAGAACCTTTTCTTTTTTTATACTTCTGAGAGGAATAACTTATAACAGGTACATTATTATTTTTTGCATAATTTATGTATTCATCAGATCCTTTTTTCTCACCAATTTCTCTATTCAGAAAAACATATTTTATATCAATACTTTCATTATTTACAAGTTCAATACCTTTTTTAAGTAATCCTAGTGAGCCTTCTCCATTACCTGTCGATAACCAGCCTACAGATTTTCTATAATTTAGGCCTTTCATTTTTTTATGATCTTCCTAAGTAAGACCCATCATTAGTTGAAACATTTATTTTTTGACCTTCTTCAATAAATAAAGGTACCTGAAGCGTTAATCCTGATGTTGTAGTTGCAGGTTTAGTAGCTCCAGATTGAGTATCTCCTTTTAGTCCGACATCTGTATTTTCTACAGTCATTATAATAGATGTCGGTAGTTCAATAGCTAATGGTGTTGATTCTAGAAAAATTATTGAGATATTATTTCCTTCAGATAAAAACTTTTCAGCATTACCTATTAGTTCATTATTTAGCTCATACTGTTCAAAATTTACATTATCCATAAACACATACATATCCTTATCTTTATAAAGATATTGAGCCTCTCTTATTTCTGTTGGAGCTAATTGTAATTTCTGATTTCCAGGAACTTTTTTTTCATATACATTGCCTGTTTGAATATGTCTTAGTTTTAGTGTTAGAGTGGGAGGAGCCTTTGGTGCTTGTCTATGCTGCCATTCTAAAATTTGATATATTTCATCTTGCAATAAAATAGTCATATTTCTTTTTATTTCACCTGAAGATATGGTCATATTATTAACTCCTTGTATTGATATTATTAATTTTAGGCTTTTGGATGAGCTTTTGTATATATTTCTCTAGATTTTTCTAAGGAAATATGAGTATATATTTCTGTAGTTTTTGGAGATGAATGTCCCAATAGCTCTTGAACTACCCTAATATCAGCACCACC
This sequence is a window from Dehalococcoidia bacterium. Protein-coding genes within it:
- a CDS encoding ATP-dependent Clp protease proteolytic subunit, with protein sequence MIPSVIETTSRGDRATYDIFSLLLKERIIFLGTPVNDFVSNTIVAQLLYLSREDPEKDINLYINSPGGSVYAGLSIYDTMQMIPNDVCTYSVGLSASMGVVLLTAGAKGKRYALPNSTMMMHSVSGGGGGTIADVEINFREMQRINEKLAKIMSTHTGQSLSKIRKDEDRDFWLDAEQAVDYGVVDEVIYPEGTKSKSTKK
- the clpX gene encoding ATP-dependent Clp protease ATP-binding subunit ClpX, whose product is MQCTLCNKYYNLPEEIRAFPGERFGYPKVSLYFCVNCFDYIQSGFDTISEEFYSDDNDNQFGFTKTPKEIFDLLGEYVIGQSHAKKVLSVAVYNHYKRLMSENDEDVEIQKSNILLVGSTGSGKTYLAQTLSKILDVPFSISDATSLTEAGYVGEDVENILLSLYQASDGDIERTQKGIIYIDEIDKIAKKGANASLTKELGEGTQQSLLKILEGTVVNVPRKGGRKHPEQDFLQIDTTGILFILGGAFEGLNSIIDQRLNDKSIGFENISSKKITPQVEGKVETEDILKFGFIPEFVGRIASMVSLRDLTHSDLLRILKEPKNSLIKQYQKLFSLDEVDLIFEESALDLVAKEALDQKNGARALKSILEKLLLDVMFEIPNSNDISKCVVKYDKENNRNIFDLISDEGTILRTDNTRKAA
- the efp gene encoding elongation factor P is translated as MTISSGEIKRNMTILLQDEIYQILEWQHRQAPKAPPTLTLKLRHIQTGNVYEKKVPGNQKLQLAPTEIREAQYLYKDKDMYVFMDNVNFEQYELNNELIGNAEKFLSEGNNISIIFLESTPLAIELPTSIIMTVENTDVGLKGDTQSGATKPATTTSGLTLQVPLFIEEGQKINVSTNDGSYLGRS